In a single window of the Saccharothrix australiensis genome:
- a CDS encoding metallophosphoesterase family protein, with product MRLLHTSDWHVGRTFHGRDLLGEQESVLGGLADLVSDERVDVVVVAGDLFDRAVPNAEAVAVCARVLERIRAAGAKVVITPGNHDSAARLGLFGGFAAAGGLYLRTTIAALHEPVLFEDAHGPVAVYGIPFLEPETARHALGVEGRGHAAVLAEAARRVRADRAARGGRAVVLAHAFVTGGEPCESERTIAVGGVQDVPGAVFDGFDYVALGHLHGRQTLADHLRYSGSPLAYSFSEARHGKSVWLAELDASGLAGVEHRALPVPRALSTLTGRLDDLLLDPDHTPVQEHFLSVVLTDRVRPLDALRRLQVRFPHAVHVEWRPEGGRTGELRFAERVRGRSDEEIACCFLEDVRGEAPAERELALLREAIHAAAREEG from the coding sequence ATGCGCTTGCTGCACACCTCCGACTGGCACGTGGGACGGACGTTCCACGGCCGTGACCTGCTCGGGGAGCAGGAATCGGTGCTCGGCGGGCTGGCCGACCTGGTGTCGGACGAGCGGGTCGACGTGGTCGTGGTCGCGGGCGACCTGTTCGACCGGGCGGTGCCCAACGCGGAGGCGGTCGCGGTGTGCGCGCGGGTGCTGGAGCGCATCCGGGCGGCCGGCGCGAAGGTCGTGATCACGCCGGGCAACCACGACTCCGCCGCGCGGCTCGGCCTGTTCGGCGGGTTCGCGGCGGCGGGCGGGCTGTACCTGCGCACCACGATCGCGGCGCTGCACGAGCCGGTGCTGTTCGAGGACGCGCACGGGCCCGTCGCGGTGTACGGCATCCCGTTCCTGGAGCCGGAGACGGCGCGGCACGCGCTCGGCGTCGAGGGCCGGGGCCACGCGGCGGTGCTGGCGGAGGCGGCGCGCCGCGTCCGGGCCGACCGGGCGGCGCGCGGCGGGCGGGCCGTGGTGCTGGCGCACGCGTTCGTGACCGGCGGCGAGCCGTGCGAGTCGGAGCGGACGATCGCGGTGGGCGGCGTGCAGGACGTGCCGGGCGCGGTGTTCGACGGGTTCGACTACGTGGCGCTGGGCCACCTGCACGGCCGGCAGACGCTGGCCGACCACCTGCGCTACTCGGGCAGCCCGCTGGCGTACTCGTTCTCCGAGGCGCGGCACGGCAAGTCGGTGTGGCTGGCCGAGCTGGACGCGTCCGGCCTGGCCGGCGTGGAGCACCGGGCGCTGCCGGTGCCGCGCGCGCTGTCCACGCTGACCGGTCGGTTGGACGACCTGCTGCTCGACCCCGACCACACGCCGGTGCAGGAGCACTTCCTGTCGGTGGTGCTGACCGACCGCGTCCGGCCGCTGGACGCGCTGCGGCGGTTGCAGGTCCGGTTCCCGCACGCGGTGCACGTGGAGTGGCGGCCGGAGGGCGGTCGCACCGGTGAGCTGCGGTTCGCCGAGCGCGTCCGGGGCCGCAGCGACGAGGAGATCGCCTGCTGCTTCCTGGAGGACGTCCGCGGCGAGGCGCCCGCCGAGCGCGAGCTGGCGCTGCTCCGGGAAGCGATCCACGCCGCCGCGCGGGAGGAGGGGTAG
- a CDS encoding bifunctional transcriptional activator/DNA repair enzyme AdaA: protein MLVDAERAYRAVAARDARFDGCFILAVRTTRIYCRPSCPAVTPKRRNAEFYPTAAAAQSAGYRACRRCLPDAVPGSPEWNLRADLAARAMRLISDGVVEREGVPGLAGRLGYSERHLTRVLTAELGAGPLALARAHRAHSARLLIETTDLTFSDIAFAAGFASVRQFNDTIRTVFAATPSDLRSKRSVVGNAGRISLRLPYRPPFDAAGLLAYFRACAIPGVEHVTDTTYARSLRLPHGQATVLLEPADGHVACSLRLTDLRDLGSAVSRVRRLLDLDADPQAVDEFLGGDPVLRPLVLSRPGVRLPGSVDGAETLLRALGHVSPGEPLEVPDGPVTHLYPAPAEIDSPVAAALADGRLVVDVGRDADELHAELAAFPGVGPDVARYVVMRVLGAPDMPLTTDNAAWRPWRSYAAMHLRRTA from the coding sequence ATGTTGGTCGACGCCGAACGCGCCTACCGGGCGGTCGCCGCCCGCGACGCCCGTTTCGACGGGTGCTTCATCCTCGCCGTGCGGACCACCCGCATCTACTGCCGCCCGTCGTGCCCGGCGGTGACGCCGAAGCGGCGCAACGCGGAGTTCTACCCGACCGCCGCCGCCGCGCAGTCGGCCGGCTACCGGGCGTGCCGCCGGTGCCTGCCCGACGCCGTGCCGGGCTCGCCCGAGTGGAACCTCCGGGCCGACCTCGCCGCGCGGGCGATGCGGCTGATCTCCGACGGCGTCGTGGAGCGGGAGGGCGTGCCCGGCCTGGCCGGTCGGCTCGGCTACTCGGAGCGGCACCTGACCAGGGTGCTGACCGCCGAACTCGGCGCGGGTCCGCTGGCGCTGGCCCGCGCGCACCGGGCGCACTCGGCGCGGCTGCTGATCGAGACGACGGACCTGACGTTCTCCGACATCGCGTTCGCCGCCGGGTTCGCCAGCGTGCGGCAGTTCAACGACACGATCCGGACCGTGTTCGCGGCCACGCCGTCCGACCTGCGGTCCAAGCGCTCGGTCGTCGGCAACGCCGGCCGCATCTCGCTCCGCCTGCCCTACCGGCCGCCGTTCGACGCCGCCGGCCTGCTGGCCTACTTCCGGGCGTGCGCGATCCCCGGCGTCGAGCACGTGACGGACACCACCTACGCCCGGTCGCTGCGGCTGCCGCACGGGCAGGCGACGGTGCTCCTGGAACCCGCCGACGGGCACGTGGCGTGCTCGCTGCGCCTCACCGACCTGCGCGACCTGGGCAGCGCGGTGAGCCGCGTGCGCCGCCTGCTCGACCTGGACGCCGACCCGCAGGCGGTGGACGAGTTCCTGGGCGGCGACCCGGTGCTGAGGCCCCTGGTGCTGTCCCGGCCGGGGGTGCGGCTGCCGGGCAGCGTCGACGGGGCCGAGACCCTGCTGCGGGCGCTCGGCCACGTGTCGCCGGGCGAACCGCTGGAGGTGCCGGACGGGCCGGTGACGCACCTCTACCCCGCGCCGGCGGAGATCGACTCGCCGGTCGCGGCGGCGCTGGCGGACGGCCGCCTCGTCGTGGACGTCGGGCGGGACGCCGACGAGCTGCACGCCGAGCTGGCGGCGTTCCCCGGTGTCGGCCCGGACGTCGCCCGCTACGTCGTGATGCGCGTGCTCGGCGCGCCCGACATGCCCTTGACCACGGACAACGCGGCTTGGCGCCCTTGGCGCTCGTACGCCGCGATGCACCTCAGGAGGACCGCATGA
- the ychF gene encoding redox-regulated ATPase YchF, with translation MSLTLGIVGLPNVGKSTLFNALTRNDVLAANYPFATIEPNVGVVPLPDARLGRLAAIFGSEREVPAVVSFVDIAGIVKGASEGAGLGNKFLANIREANAICQVIRVFDDADVVHVDGRVDPSADIETINTELILADLQTLEKAVPRLEKEARTQKDRRPALEAAVKARDVLNGGRTLFAARSEVDGELLRELSLLTTKPFLYVFNADEAVLTDEARLKELRELVAPADAVFLDAKVEAELLELDEESARELLESIGQHEPGLHALARAGFHTLGLQTYLTAGPKESRAWTIPKGATAPQAAGVIHTDFERGFIKAEVVSFDDLVEAGSMAAAKAAGKVRMEGKDYVMADGDVVEFRFNV, from the coding sequence GTGAGTTTGACCCTCGGTATCGTCGGCCTGCCCAACGTCGGCAAGTCCACCCTGTTCAACGCCCTCACGCGCAACGACGTCCTCGCGGCGAACTACCCCTTCGCCACCATCGAGCCGAACGTCGGCGTGGTGCCGTTGCCGGACGCCCGCCTCGGCAGGCTGGCGGCGATCTTCGGCTCCGAGCGCGAGGTGCCCGCCGTGGTGTCGTTCGTCGACATCGCGGGCATCGTGAAGGGCGCGTCCGAAGGCGCCGGCCTGGGCAACAAGTTCCTCGCCAACATCCGCGAGGCGAACGCCATCTGCCAGGTGATCCGGGTCTTCGACGACGCCGACGTGGTGCACGTCGACGGCCGCGTCGACCCGTCGGCCGACATCGAGACGATCAACACCGAGTTGATCCTCGCCGACCTCCAGACGCTGGAGAAGGCCGTCCCGCGCCTGGAGAAGGAAGCCCGGACGCAGAAGGACCGCCGGCCGGCGCTGGAGGCCGCGGTCAAGGCGCGCGACGTCCTCAACGGGGGCCGCACGCTGTTCGCGGCGCGGTCCGAAGTGGACGGCGAGCTGCTGCGGGAGCTGAGCCTGCTCACCACCAAGCCGTTCCTCTACGTGTTCAACGCGGACGAGGCCGTCCTGACCGACGAGGCCAGGCTCAAGGAGCTGCGCGAGCTGGTCGCGCCCGCGGACGCGGTGTTCCTGGACGCGAAGGTCGAGGCGGAGCTGCTGGAGCTGGACGAGGAGTCGGCGCGCGAGCTGCTGGAGTCCATCGGCCAGCACGAGCCGGGCCTGCACGCCCTGGCCCGCGCGGGTTTCCACACCCTGGGCCTCCAAACCTACCTGACGGCGGGGCCGAAGGAGTCGCGGGCCTGGACGATCCCGAAGGGCGCGACCGCGCCGCAGGCGGCGGGCGTCATCCACACCGACTTCGAGCGCGGCTTCATCAAGGCCGAGGTGGTCTCGTTCGACGACCTCGTGGAGGCGGGCTCGATGGCCGCCGCGAAGGCCGCGGGCAAGGTCCGCATGGAGGGCAAGGACTACGTGATGGCGGACGGCGACGTGGTGGAGTTCCGGTTCAACGTCTGA
- a CDS encoding DNA recombination protein RmuC: protein MTAVLSTAAVVVALLLAGALVFLWRLYQDGVRRVDAALAAVQRERERGDATRAALQRYEVAFSSVSGRGELGEQVLVETARALGLREGVHFRVQVDVAGGGAVRPDLVLNVGGGRQVPVDAKMSMATWAEAVETDDPAERDDALRVHVRNIRSRAAELAGKGYQRWADAIYGTIMFVPNDGAVVAALDTDPELLRWLLDRRVFLCGPTGFAVIASAAMFAVTDRALADDVEQVRAQASRAHRAADNAIDAVNLSSTHLQRFLSARRRELDALEGFRAAVEPLTAASSSPTPIAFVRRTDEGVSAPLDAREA, encoded by the coding sequence ATGACAGCGGTCCTCAGCACGGCGGCGGTGGTCGTGGCGCTCCTGCTCGCCGGTGCGCTGGTGTTCCTGTGGCGGCTCTACCAGGACGGTGTCCGGCGCGTCGACGCCGCGCTCGCGGCCGTGCAGCGGGAGCGCGAGCGCGGTGACGCCACCCGCGCCGCGCTCCAGCGCTACGAGGTGGCGTTCTCGTCGGTCAGCGGGCGCGGCGAGCTCGGCGAGCAGGTGCTGGTGGAGACCGCGCGGGCGCTCGGCCTGCGCGAGGGCGTGCACTTCCGGGTGCAGGTCGACGTGGCGGGCGGCGGCGCGGTGCGGCCGGACCTGGTGCTGAACGTCGGCGGCGGGCGGCAGGTGCCGGTCGACGCGAAGATGAGCATGGCGACGTGGGCCGAGGCCGTGGAGACCGACGACCCCGCCGAGCGGGACGACGCGCTGCGCGTGCACGTGCGCAACATCCGGTCCCGCGCGGCCGAACTCGCGGGCAAGGGCTACCAGCGCTGGGCGGACGCCATCTACGGCACGATCATGTTCGTGCCGAACGACGGCGCGGTGGTCGCGGCCCTGGACACCGACCCGGAGCTGCTGCGCTGGCTGCTGGACCGGCGGGTGTTCCTGTGCGGTCCGACCGGGTTCGCGGTGATCGCGTCGGCGGCGATGTTCGCCGTCACCGACCGCGCGCTGGCCGACGACGTGGAGCAGGTGCGGGCGCAGGCGTCCCGCGCGCACCGGGCCGCGGACAACGCGATCGACGCCGTCAACCTGTCCAGCACCCACCTCCAGCGGTTCCTGTCGGCGCGGCGGCGCGAGCTGGACGCGTTGGAGGGCTTCCGCGCGGCGGTGGAGCCCTTGACGGCGGCGTCGTCGAGCCCGACCCCCATCGCGTTCGTGCGGCGGACCGACGAGGGCGTCAGTGCACCCTTGGACGCGCGGGAGGCGTAA
- a CDS encoding AAA family ATPase: MQLHRLEVSAFGPYAGREVVDFDLLGADGLFLLHGDTGAGKTTLLDAVAFALFGRVPGARGDVKRLRCDYADRDTPTEVVLELTVRGRRFRVARSPEYDRPKKRGDGFTRQPAKASLTWLGGWRGEGHSRIDDVAREVESLLGLTAEQFFQVVLLPQGEFARFLRAETAEREKLLEKLFGTERFLDVERWFRERRLVKRRELDALGQANRDLVQRVAEVAGEEPPEGGGDREWLSSLLKRLDEAERDADQEAVSRAARCGAAEAEWRRARDLAERVRRVRGAREALARCAEAEPLRAAWVRERDAARRASVVAPAHEAVRRLGRALDGVVAQERAAADAVAAFGYRGVDLRADGERFREEAGGLTQLAAEARRQVADQRRVADLEQRSRAAAARLDELVAALAEVPERLAAARTAAEESALAAARLDAVAAKAAAARDLPAAEAAARAAEDARRAAVDAHQRAKEVLLGVRQQRLDGMAVELAASLRAGRACPVCGSAEHPHPAQPMLNAVTGADEERAAAEEQSALDRRNAAEQVFADASGRLAVLREAVGGQDPAALIADHRAVGALAARRAERAGALAELERRVERATRDRAELEREVAELTTRHRELGEVVRERADRLAEARGDFPDVPARRAHLLDLADALTTLADRRAAVAEHTERLAEQRVEVSRLAAEAGFADVAEALAAVRTESAVAELEAKVREVEDARVAAEAVLAELPDTDPDAEVDVAGAEARYRALRAEAERAASALAAARGRANRANELAGRLSAAWARLEPVEAEYAELDALTDVINGMGQNTRNMTLRTYVLAARLEEVAVAASARLERMSQGRYRFVHSVAAGPRGTRGGLGLDVLDDYSGQQRPAKTLSGGESFLASLALALGLSDVVAAGAVLDTLFIDEGFGTLDAETLELVMTTLDELRAGGRVVGLVSHVEELRQRIPTRLRVRKARGGSSLEVVGCV, from the coding sequence GTGCAGCTGCACCGCTTGGAGGTCAGCGCGTTCGGGCCGTACGCGGGGCGCGAGGTGGTCGACTTCGACCTGCTCGGCGCGGACGGGTTGTTCCTCCTGCACGGCGACACGGGCGCGGGCAAGACGACGCTGCTCGACGCGGTGGCGTTCGCGCTGTTCGGGCGGGTGCCCGGCGCGCGGGGCGACGTGAAGCGGCTGCGCTGCGACTACGCGGACCGGGACACGCCGACGGAGGTGGTGCTGGAGCTGACGGTGCGCGGTCGCCGGTTCCGGGTGGCGCGCAGCCCCGAGTACGACCGGCCGAAGAAGCGCGGCGACGGGTTCACCCGGCAGCCCGCGAAGGCGTCGCTGACCTGGCTCGGCGGGTGGCGGGGCGAGGGCCACAGCCGCATCGACGACGTGGCGCGCGAGGTGGAGTCGCTGCTCGGCCTGACCGCCGAGCAGTTCTTCCAGGTCGTGCTGCTGCCGCAGGGCGAGTTCGCGCGGTTCCTGCGCGCGGAGACGGCGGAGCGCGAGAAGCTGCTGGAGAAGCTGTTCGGCACCGAGCGGTTCCTCGACGTCGAGCGCTGGTTCCGGGAGCGGCGGCTGGTCAAGCGGCGCGAGCTGGACGCGCTCGGGCAGGCCAACCGCGACCTGGTGCAGCGGGTGGCGGAGGTCGCGGGCGAGGAGCCGCCCGAGGGCGGCGGTGACCGCGAGTGGCTGAGTTCGCTGCTCAAGCGCCTGGACGAGGCCGAGCGCGACGCCGACCAGGAGGCGGTGTCCCGTGCGGCGCGGTGCGGCGCGGCCGAGGCGGAGTGGCGGCGGGCGCGTGACCTGGCCGAGCGCGTGCGGCGGGTGCGCGGCGCGCGGGAGGCGCTGGCGCGGTGCGCGGAGGCCGAGCCGCTGCGCGCGGCGTGGGTGCGGGAGCGGGACGCGGCGCGGCGGGCGTCGGTCGTGGCGCCCGCGCACGAGGCGGTGCGGAGGCTCGGGCGGGCGCTGGACGGCGTGGTGGCGCAGGAGCGGGCGGCGGCGGACGCCGTGGCCGCGTTCGGCTACCGGGGCGTGGACCTGCGCGCCGACGGCGAGCGGTTCCGCGAGGAGGCGGGCGGCCTGACGCAGCTGGCCGCCGAGGCGCGGCGGCAGGTGGCGGACCAGCGCCGCGTGGCCGACCTGGAGCAGCGCTCGCGCGCGGCGGCGGCCCGGCTGGACGAGCTGGTCGCGGCGTTGGCCGAGGTGCCGGAGCGGCTGGCGGCGGCCCGGACCGCGGCCGAGGAGTCCGCGCTGGCGGCGGCCCGGTTGGACGCGGTCGCGGCCAAGGCGGCGGCGGCCCGCGACCTGCCCGCCGCCGAAGCGGCGGCGCGCGCGGCGGAGGACGCGCGCCGCGCCGCGGTCGACGCCCACCAGCGGGCCAAGGAGGTGCTGCTGGGTGTGCGGCAGCAGCGCCTCGACGGCATGGCCGTTGAGCTGGCGGCGTCCCTGCGCGCCGGTCGGGCGTGCCCGGTGTGCGGGTCCGCCGAGCACCCCCACCCCGCGCAACCGATGCTGAACGCGGTCACCGGAGCCGACGAGGAGCGCGCCGCGGCCGAGGAGCAGTCCGCGCTGGACCGCCGGAACGCGGCGGAGCAGGTGTTCGCGGACGCGTCCGGCCGCCTGGCCGTCCTGCGCGAGGCGGTCGGCGGGCAGGACCCGGCGGCGCTGATCGCCGACCACCGCGCGGTCGGGGCCCTCGCCGCGCGGCGCGCCGAGCGCGCCGGGGCGCTGGCCGAGCTGGAGCGCCGGGTCGAGCGCGCCACCCGCGACCGCGCCGAGCTGGAGCGCGAGGTCGCGGAGCTGACCACCCGGCACCGCGAGCTCGGCGAGGTGGTCCGGGAGCGCGCCGACCGCCTGGCGGAGGCCCGCGGCGACTTCCCGGACGTGCCCGCCCGGCGTGCCCACCTGCTCGACCTCGCCGACGCGCTGACGACGCTGGCCGACCGCCGCGCCGCCGTGGCCGAGCACACCGAGCGGTTGGCCGAGCAGCGCGTCGAGGTGTCCCGCCTCGCGGCGGAAGCCGGGTTCGCCGACGTCGCGGAGGCGCTGGCGGCGGTCCGCACCGAGTCGGCGGTCGCCGAGCTGGAGGCGAAGGTCCGCGAGGTGGAGGACGCCAGGGTCGCCGCCGAGGCGGTGCTGGCCGAGCTGCCGGACACCGACCCGGACGCGGAGGTCGACGTGGCGGGCGCGGAGGCCCGGTACCGGGCCCTGCGCGCGGAGGCGGAGCGGGCGGCGTCGGCGCTGGCGGCGGCGCGCGGGCGGGCGAACCGGGCGAACGAGCTGGCCGGCCGCCTGTCCGCCGCGTGGGCCAGGCTGGAGCCGGTCGAGGCCGAGTACGCCGAGCTGGACGCGTTGACCGACGTGATCAACGGCATGGGCCAGAACACGCGGAACATGACGTTGCGCACGTACGTCCTGGCGGCGCGGCTGGAGGAGGTGGCGGTCGCGGCGAGCGCCCGCCTGGAGCGCATGAGCCAGGGCCGCTACCGGTTCGTGCACTCGGTGGCCGCCGGTCCGCGCGGCACCAGGGGCGGGTTGGGGCTGGACGTGCTGGACGACTACTCGGGTCAGCAGCGACCGGCGAAGACGCTGTCCGGCGGTGAGTCGTTCCTGGCGTCGCTGGCGCTGGCGCTGGGCCTGTCGGACGTGGTGGCGGCGGGTGCGGTGCTCGACACGCTGTTCATCGACGAGGGGTTCGGGACGCTCGACGCGGAGACGCTCGAACTGGTGATGACGACGCTGGACGAGCTGCGGGCCGGTGGACGGGTGGTGGGCCTGGTGTCGCACGTGGAGGAACTGCGCCAGCGCATCCCGACCCGGTTGCGGGTGCGCAAGGCGCGCGGCGGGTCGTCGCTGGAGGTGGTGGGCTGTGTCTAA
- a CDS encoding DUF6542 domain-containing protein → MTAATREPEDEELDPVRWNDRALFGSFRGLPWWAAVLGTFVLAIVGTYVDVSSSAKTVGWVFAITFFVGAVGAVVFVERRSMFGPVVQPPLVLAIVVPLVMVVVGGLPGGGLASVGLALGTPLIDGFPAMAVTTACTVILGIVRVTRQRDPNRPTRDEVREAKRKPDKPAGERPKRAREAAARDDSRDTDDRPRRRPAKAARPSDEPRRKPAPDDEPRPKRPRPQSSEDRPRRPRDPNKPARPTRRPRPRDDD, encoded by the coding sequence GTGACCGCTGCAACGCGCGAGCCGGAGGACGAGGAACTCGACCCCGTCCGCTGGAACGACCGCGCCCTCTTCGGCAGCTTCCGGGGCCTGCCCTGGTGGGCCGCCGTGCTCGGGACGTTCGTGCTGGCCATCGTCGGCACCTACGTCGACGTCAGCTCGTCGGCCAAGACCGTGGGCTGGGTCTTCGCCATCACGTTCTTCGTCGGCGCGGTCGGCGCGGTGGTGTTCGTGGAGCGCCGGTCGATGTTCGGCCCGGTCGTCCAGCCGCCGCTGGTGCTGGCCATCGTGGTGCCGCTGGTGATGGTGGTGGTCGGCGGCCTGCCCGGCGGCGGGCTGGCGTCCGTCGGCCTGGCCCTCGGCACGCCGCTCATCGACGGCTTCCCGGCGATGGCCGTCACGACGGCGTGCACCGTGATCCTCGGCATCGTGCGGGTGACCAGGCAGAGGGACCCGAACCGGCCGACGAGGGACGAGGTCCGCGAGGCCAAGCGCAAGCCGGACAAGCCGGCCGGGGAACGCCCGAAGCGCGCCCGCGAGGCAGCGGCGAGGGACGACTCCCGCGACACCGACGACCGCCCGCGCCGCAGGCCCGCGAAGGCGGCCAGGCCGTCCGACGAGCCGCGCCGCAAGCCCGCGCCGGACGACGAGCCGCGCCCCAAGCGCCCGCGCCCGCAGTCGTCGGAGGACCGACCCCGCCGACCCCGCGACCCGAACAAGCCCGCCCGGCCAACCCGCCGCCCGCGCCCGCGCGACGACGACTGA
- a CDS encoding methylated-DNA--[protein]-cysteine S-methyltransferase gives MSTGHTATVDTPIGPFTTVVAADGVVLASGWTASVDDLLPQVSPSLRPAELTARRDLGAVTRAVRDYHGGDLDAIVDVPVRQRSGSFVEQAWDALRTVPAGKPVSYADYALLAGRPSAVRAAATACARNAATLFVPCHRVIRSGGAIGNFRWGVDVKRWLLNHEDRG, from the coding sequence ATGAGCACCGGACACACCGCCACGGTTGACACCCCGATCGGACCGTTCACGACCGTCGTGGCCGCGGACGGGGTCGTGCTGGCCAGCGGCTGGACCGCCTCCGTGGACGACCTGCTGCCGCAGGTGTCGCCCTCGCTGCGGCCGGCGGAGCTGACCGCGCGCCGCGACCTCGGCGCGGTGACCAGGGCGGTGCGCGACTACCACGGCGGCGACCTGGACGCGATCGTCGACGTGCCGGTGCGGCAGCGCTCGGGCAGCTTCGTGGAACAGGCGTGGGACGCCCTGCGCACCGTGCCGGCGGGCAAACCGGTGAGCTACGCCGACTACGCCCTCCTCGCCGGCCGGCCTTCGGCCGTCCGCGCCGCCGCCACGGCCTGCGCGCGCAACGCGGCGACCCTGTTCGTGCCGTGCCACCGCGTGATCAGGAGCGGCGGCGCGATCGGCAACTTCCGCTGGGGCGTGGACGTGAAGCGCTGGCTGCTCAACCACGAGGACCGGGGGTAG
- a CDS encoding ABC transporter ATP-binding protein, with the protein MGSVLIGVENISTPKWATVGRRAASVSLGKALRSLPEAIRLVVRLAWRTSPRLTLLAGAVHVVSGCVTAFGLLATADVFAALLRDGPTPDRVVSSLPALAVVVASYATRALLDTAVSAVESSLRPRVTRAATDEVTAVLARAELLAFEDADFRELARQGGRRGVRSLESSLRYLADLLSSCITLVAAVVTVGLLDPWLAPALLLAAAANAWASARASKLRYEHFLDSVTRNIRKGVVEEVTTDRGFALERHALTLQERLLAEHRRIADSLMGDEIRMAHRTNLVRLTGRALAGLGTGVAYAVLGLLLHTGDMELALAGAALLAMRTAFSSLATTTRAVNALYEDSFYLDFYRKLLVEGAERAQRSSDVRAPADPEVITLTNVTFTYPGKETPALDDVSLTVRRGEVIALVGENGSGKTTLGKVLTGLYPATAGTVRWDGVDLADADKTSVHSSIAVIAQEPARWPMTARRNVTVGRLDRDDEDAWRDAVAKSGADEVLATLPAGADTVLSRQFNDGQDLSGGQWQRMGIARGTYRDAAVLVADEPTAALDAKAEARVFEGLREATARRTTILVTHRLANIRNADRIVLLDGGRIVEEGTHEELMALRGHYHELFELQASAYRGDLLAQPAPPT; encoded by the coding sequence ATGGGTTCCGTGTTGATCGGGGTGGAGAACATCTCCACGCCCAAGTGGGCCACGGTCGGACGCCGCGCGGCGTCGGTGAGCCTCGGCAAGGCGCTCCGCAGCCTGCCCGAGGCGATCCGCCTGGTCGTGCGGCTGGCCTGGCGCACCTCGCCCCGGTTGACGCTGCTCGCGGGCGCGGTCCACGTGGTGTCCGGGTGCGTGACCGCGTTCGGGCTGCTGGCCACGGCGGACGTGTTCGCCGCCCTGCTGCGGGACGGGCCCACGCCGGACCGGGTGGTGTCCTCGCTGCCCGCGCTGGCGGTGGTGGTGGCCTCGTACGCGACCCGTGCCCTGCTCGACACGGCCGTCTCGGCGGTGGAGAGCTCGTTGCGACCCCGCGTGACGCGCGCGGCCACCGACGAGGTGACGGCGGTGCTGGCGCGGGCCGAGCTGCTGGCGTTCGAGGACGCCGACTTCCGCGAACTGGCCCGCCAGGGCGGGCGGCGCGGCGTGCGGAGCCTGGAGAGCAGCCTCCGCTACCTCGCCGACCTGCTGTCGTCGTGCATCACGCTGGTCGCGGCGGTGGTGACGGTCGGGCTGCTCGACCCGTGGCTCGCGCCCGCCCTGCTGCTCGCGGCGGCGGCCAACGCCTGGGCGTCGGCGCGGGCGTCGAAGCTGCGGTACGAGCACTTCCTGGACTCGGTGACGCGCAACATCCGCAAGGGCGTCGTGGAGGAGGTGACCACCGACCGGGGGTTCGCGCTGGAGCGGCACGCGCTGACGTTGCAGGAGCGGCTGCTGGCCGAGCACCGGCGGATCGCGGATTCGCTGATGGGCGACGAGATCCGCATGGCGCACCGCACGAACCTGGTGCGGCTCACCGGGCGGGCGCTCGCCGGGCTGGGCACCGGCGTCGCGTACGCCGTGCTGGGCCTGCTGCTGCACACCGGGGACATGGAGCTGGCGCTGGCGGGCGCGGCGCTGCTGGCGATGCGGACCGCGTTCTCGTCGCTGGCGACCACCACGCGGGCGGTCAACGCGCTGTACGAGGACTCGTTCTACCTCGACTTCTACCGCAAGCTGCTGGTCGAGGGCGCGGAGCGGGCGCAGCGGTCGTCCGACGTGCGGGCACCCGCCGACCCGGAGGTGATCACGCTGACCAACGTCACGTTCACCTACCCCGGCAAGGAGACGCCCGCGCTGGACGACGTGAGCCTGACCGTGCGGCGCGGCGAGGTGATCGCGCTCGTCGGCGAGAACGGCTCCGGCAAGACGACGCTGGGCAAGGTGCTCACCGGCCTGTACCCGGCCACGGCGGGCACCGTGCGCTGGGACGGCGTCGACCTCGCGGACGCCGACAAGACCTCGGTGCACTCGTCCATCGCCGTCATCGCGCAGGAACCGGCGCGGTGGCCGATGACCGCGCGGCGCAACGTCACCGTCGGCCGCCTCGACCGCGACGACGAGGACGCCTGGCGGGACGCCGTGGCGAAGTCGGGCGCGGACGAGGTGCTGGCCACGCTGCCCGCCGGCGCGGACACCGTGCTGTCGCGGCAGTTCAACGACGGGCAGGACCTGTCGGGCGGGCAGTGGCAGCGCATGGGCATCGCACGCGGCACGTACCGGGACGCGGCGGTGCTCGTCGCCGACGAGCCGACGGCGGCGCTGGACGCGAAGGCCGAGGCGCGCGTGTTCGAGGGGCTGCGCGAGGCGACGGCGCGGCGCACCACGATCCTGGTGACCCACCGGCTGGCGAACATCCGCAACGCCGACCGGATCGTGCTGCTGGACGGGGGCCGGATCGTGGAGGAGGGCACGCACGAGGAGCTGATGGCCCTGCGCGGGCACTACCACGAGTTGTTCGAACTACAAGCCTCCGCCTACCGAGGCGACCTGCTGGCGCAGCCGGCACCACCGACCTGA